Proteins encoded by one window of Yersinia massiliensis:
- a CDS encoding mannitol dehydrogenase family protein, whose product MNTIANSTLPANVQRPTYDRTALKSRIVHIGFGAFHRAHQALLTDRVLNKQGGDWGICEVSLFGGDVLIQNLRQQDHLFSVLEKGAQGHQGIIVGSVCESVHARLDGIMQVLEKLAEPQVAIVSLTITEKGYCIEPGTGQLDLQNEFVRADLAIPDAPTSAPGILVEALRLRRLRGLPPFTVLSCDNIPENGHVVKNAVMGLAMARDPELAQWISQNVTFPNTMVDRIVPAATPETLQEIADALTVADPCGIACEPFIQWVVEDKFVAGRPDWQVAGVQLVDDVLPFEEMKLRMLNGSHSYLSYLGYLAGYQHINDCMADDNYRLTARRLMMEEQAPTLRVTGVDLNAYADQLIERYCNPALKHRTWQIAMDGSQKLPQRMLDSVRWHLQHGGSYRCLALGIAGWMRYVSGVDDSGQSIDIRDPMVDSFKKCVANSEDGIARVQSLLSLKSLFGESLPQQQEFVQAVTEAYLSLQKFGAKESVKRLAMQA is encoded by the coding sequence ATGAACACCATTGCCAACAGCACACTTCCCGCCAACGTACAGCGACCTACTTATGATAGAACGGCACTGAAAAGCCGTATTGTTCACATCGGTTTTGGTGCATTTCATCGCGCCCATCAGGCACTCCTGACCGACCGAGTGCTCAATAAGCAAGGGGGGGACTGGGGGATATGTGAAGTCAGCCTGTTTGGTGGCGATGTTTTGATCCAAAATTTACGCCAACAAGATCATCTCTTCTCTGTTCTGGAGAAAGGCGCACAAGGTCATCAAGGCATTATTGTCGGTTCCGTTTGTGAGTCGGTGCATGCTCGGTTAGATGGCATCATGCAGGTGCTGGAAAAATTAGCTGAACCACAGGTTGCCATCGTTTCTCTGACTATTACGGAAAAAGGTTATTGCATTGAACCGGGTACGGGTCAGCTAGACCTGCAAAATGAGTTTGTGCGCGCCGATTTGGCCATACCGGATGCACCAACCTCAGCCCCAGGAATTTTGGTCGAAGCACTGCGTCTGCGTCGTTTACGGGGTTTGCCGCCTTTTACCGTGCTGTCTTGCGATAACATTCCGGAAAATGGTCATGTGGTCAAAAATGCCGTGATGGGATTGGCAATGGCTCGCGACCCCGAATTAGCCCAATGGATCAGCCAAAATGTGACTTTCCCCAATACGATGGTCGATCGTATTGTTCCTGCTGCCACGCCTGAAACTTTACAAGAAATCGCTGATGCTCTGACCGTGGCAGATCCCTGTGGTATCGCCTGCGAGCCGTTTATTCAGTGGGTGGTCGAAGACAAATTTGTGGCCGGTCGCCCAGATTGGCAAGTGGCTGGCGTACAATTAGTTGACGATGTTTTACCCTTTGAAGAAATGAAGCTGCGCATGCTCAACGGGAGCCATTCTTATCTCTCATATTTGGGTTATCTGGCGGGTTATCAGCACATTAATGATTGCATGGCTGACGATAACTATCGTTTAACCGCACGTCGCTTAATGATGGAAGAACAGGCTCCCACTTTGCGCGTCACAGGTGTTGATCTCAATGCTTATGCGGACCAATTGATCGAACGCTATTGCAATCCGGCACTCAAACATCGCACATGGCAAATTGCGATGGATGGTAGCCAGAAATTACCACAGCGGATGTTGGATTCTGTACGCTGGCATCTGCAGCATGGCGGAAGCTATCGTTGCCTAGCATTGGGTATCGCCGGTTGGATGCGTTATGTCAGTGGTGTCGATGATAGTGGTCAATCTATTGATATCCGTGACCCTATGGTTGATAGCTTTAAGAAGTGCGTCGCTAACAGCGAAGATGGCATTGCGCGCGTGCAGAGTTTGCTCTCGTTGAAATCACTGTTTGGTGAATCCTTGCCACAGCAGCAAGAATTTGTTCAAGCGGTCACTGAGGCTTATCTCAGCTTGCAAAAATTTGGGGCTAAAGAGAGTGTTAAGCGCTTAGCAATGCAGGCTTAA
- a CDS encoding GntR family transcriptional regulator, with translation MRLYQEVGSQLRESIVNGQYKLGDRLPPERDIAENFSVSRSVVREALIMLELEKLIEVRKGSGVYVVNVPDTLSEGESAVSADSGYGPFELLQARQLLESEVAAFAAMQATKADIIKMRHAIELEKTALAAGAVDESADELFHCLLAQSTQNSVLANMVAEAWQARKTSAMWQGAHSHTIDFSYRWQWLEDHQKILQAVLRRDSKAAKQAMWQHLENVKIKLLALSDADHPDFDGYLFESAPNQLEE, from the coding sequence ATGCGGTTATATCAGGAAGTGGGCAGTCAACTGCGCGAATCCATTGTTAACGGGCAGTACAAGTTAGGCGATCGTTTACCGCCTGAGCGTGATATCGCTGAAAATTTCAGCGTCAGTCGCAGTGTAGTGCGTGAAGCACTGATTATGCTGGAGCTGGAAAAGTTGATTGAAGTGCGTAAAGGCTCCGGTGTTTACGTGGTCAATGTGCCTGATACCTTATCTGAGGGGGAATCTGCTGTTTCCGCTGACAGTGGATATGGCCCCTTTGAGCTGTTGCAAGCCCGCCAACTGTTGGAAAGTGAAGTCGCTGCGTTCGCCGCCATGCAGGCCACCAAGGCCGATATCATCAAAATGCGACATGCTATTGAGCTGGAGAAAACGGCACTGGCAGCGGGTGCTGTGGATGAGAGTGCTGATGAGTTATTTCATTGCCTGTTAGCGCAATCGACACAAAATAGCGTCCTAGCCAATATGGTTGCAGAAGCTTGGCAAGCCAGGAAAACCAGCGCGATGTGGCAGGGGGCTCACAGTCATACGATTGATTTTAGTTACCGCTGGCAATGGTTGGAAGACCACCAAAAAATTCTGCAAGCGGTATTGCGTCGCGACAGTAAAGCCGCCAAGCAAGCCATGTGGCAGCATTTGGAGAACGTTAAAATTAAGCTGTTGGCACTTTCTGATGCGGATCATCCGGATTTTGACGGGTATCTGTTTGAATCAGCGCCGAATCAATTAGAAGAGTAA
- a CDS encoding CobW family GTP-binding protein encodes MTKTNLITGFLGCGKTTTIRHLLSQKPENEKWAVLVNEFGEIGIDGALLSESGAVLKEIPGGCMCCVNGLPMQVGLNMLLQQAKPDRLLIEPTGLGHPKQILSLLTAETYLPWIDLRATISLLDARQLSEARYTENENFRDQLAAADIIVANKQDTYRAADYTALQQWQEQQPVTRPLYYAEQGKIDVALLDIPHTNHNELPDGAHHHGTQQKKGLAALSLKGTEPWRRALNQGQDYLSCGWIFNADTIFDTVPLLEWVRLNPAERVKGVMRIAEGTLVVNRQGADLQIETRQIPPLDSRIELINATEIDWNKLQHGLLNIRLSNGV; translated from the coding sequence ATGACAAAAACCAACCTGATTACCGGCTTTCTGGGGTGCGGTAAAACCACCACGATTCGCCATTTACTTTCGCAGAAGCCTGAAAATGAAAAATGGGCTGTTCTGGTCAATGAATTTGGTGAGATTGGGATTGATGGTGCGCTGTTATCAGAAAGCGGCGCAGTATTGAAAGAAATACCGGGCGGATGCATGTGTTGCGTTAATGGTTTACCCATGCAAGTGGGTCTGAACATGCTACTACAACAAGCAAAGCCCGATCGATTGCTCATCGAGCCAACAGGATTGGGTCATCCTAAACAGATATTGTCATTATTAACTGCCGAGACTTATCTGCCTTGGATTGATTTACGCGCCACAATCAGTCTATTAGATGCCCGCCAATTGAGTGAGGCTCGGTACACAGAAAATGAGAATTTCCGCGACCAATTAGCCGCTGCGGATATTATTGTGGCGAATAAGCAAGATACTTATCGCGCCGCGGATTACACCGCATTACAGCAATGGCAGGAACAGCAGCCAGTCACCCGCCCACTGTATTATGCAGAGCAAGGCAAAATTGATGTGGCCTTACTCGATATACCACACACTAATCATAATGAATTACCCGACGGCGCACATCATCATGGCACACAGCAGAAAAAAGGGTTGGCAGCACTCAGCTTGAAAGGCACTGAACCTTGGCGTCGAGCACTTAATCAAGGTCAAGATTATCTGAGTTGCGGTTGGATATTTAATGCAGATACCATATTTGATACGGTTCCACTATTGGAGTGGGTACGATTGAATCCGGCTGAACGTGTCAAAGGGGTAATGCGTATTGCTGAAGGCACATTAGTCGTTAATCGCCAAGGTGCAGACTTGCAAATAGAGACCCGCCAAATACCACCGCTCGATAGCCGAATTGAACTCATTAACGCGACTGAAATAGACTGGAACAAATTACAACATGGATTACTGAATATCCGTTTAAGTAACGGGGTATGA
- a CDS encoding phosphatase PAP2 family protein: MTRRHLPTILLLNLLGIVLFLSWYIPANHGFWFKIDSAIFFYFNQHLLSSPSFLHLVAITNNRAFDAISLLCMGSLYLYFFIKETPTGRRRLVVMGFVMLLTAVILNQLGHLLPVSHPSPTLVFENVNRVSELTGIPTKDASSDSFPGDHGMMLMIFACFMLRYFSRGAFVIALLIVVIFSLPRVMIGAHWFTDIAVGSLSVVLVGSSWILLTPLSDKVIDAINRRLPGANRY, from the coding sequence ATGACCCGTCGTCATTTACCGACAATACTATTGCTCAATTTACTCGGGATAGTGCTTTTTCTATCTTGGTATATTCCTGCGAATCACGGCTTTTGGTTTAAAATAGATTCGGCAATATTCTTCTATTTCAACCAACATCTGCTCTCCAGCCCTTCGTTCTTGCATTTGGTGGCAATCACTAATAATCGTGCTTTCGATGCGATTTCTCTACTGTGTATGGGGTCGCTTTATCTTTACTTCTTTATAAAAGAAACGCCTACTGGCCGCCGCCGTCTGGTCGTCATGGGATTCGTGATGTTGCTAACTGCCGTTATCCTGAATCAATTAGGACATCTGCTGCCGGTTTCTCATCCCAGTCCTACGCTGGTGTTTGAGAACGTCAATCGCGTCAGTGAATTAACCGGTATCCCAACGAAAGATGCTTCTAGCGATAGTTTCCCCGGCGACCATGGCATGATGTTGATGATTTTTGCCTGTTTTATGCTGCGTTACTTTTCCCGTGGGGCGTTTGTTATCGCATTACTGATTGTGGTTATCTTCTCGTTGCCACGCGTGATGATTGGTGCACATTGGTTTACTGATATTGCGGTGGGTTCACTTTCAGTCGTACTGGTTGGGTCAAGCTGGATATTACTAACACCGCTGAGCGATAAGGTCATTGACGCCATCAATCGGCGTTTGCCAGGTGCCAATCGGTATTAG
- the mepS gene encoding bifunctional murein DD-endopeptidase/murein LD-carboxypeptidase yields the protein MVKSQPIMRYILRVIPAVAAAVMLSACSSPQTSNLHNSQTEMRAVNDKDGLLLQASQDEFEAMVRNVDVKSKILEQYAGWKGVRYRLGGSTKRGIDCSAFVQTTFREQFGMDLPRSTSEQQDLGKKIQRTKLRPGDLVLFRAGSTGRHVGIYLGNDKFVHASTSVGVTISSLNEDYWNKRYRDGRRVLSSGSRS from the coding sequence ATGGTCAAGTCTCAACCTATTATGAGATATATTCTGCGGGTCATTCCTGCGGTTGCAGCAGCGGTAATGTTATCAGCGTGTAGTTCACCACAGACTTCGAACTTACATAATTCGCAAACTGAGATGCGTGCAGTTAATGACAAAGATGGGCTTTTACTGCAAGCCTCTCAGGATGAATTCGAAGCAATGGTACGCAACGTTGACGTCAAGTCGAAAATCTTAGAACAGTATGCAGGGTGGAAAGGGGTTCGTTATCGTTTAGGCGGTAGCACGAAGCGCGGAATTGATTGTTCTGCCTTTGTACAAACGACTTTCCGTGAACAATTTGGTATGGATTTGCCGCGCTCAACCTCTGAGCAGCAAGATCTCGGTAAAAAAATCCAACGTACTAAATTGCGCCCCGGTGACTTAGTGCTGTTCCGAGCGGGTTCGACTGGCCGCCATGTTGGTATTTACTTAGGTAACGATAAATTTGTTCATGCCTCGACAAGTGTCGGTGTGACAATATCGAGCCTAAATGAAGATTATTGGAATAAGCGTTATCGCGATGGGCGCCGAGTGCTAAGTAGCGGTTCGCGCAGCTAG
- a CDS encoding cyclic di-GMP phosphodiesterase, with product MGSSSAFSRNILSRRHLVKKSVIFALGFFLCFVIITLLLLYRSSERKLTTQSDHIISYSTQFLNELTTTMSQLIPLSAKSCEQASPSLHYRAAFTNGVRAFLLVRNNRAYCSSATGEMDVPSSVLYPKINSYQPLDFKIQQGTPMMPSKPAIGVWLREAGRGNNGVLATLELTLHPYLLLNYSNTQVNGLAIIIDELAVTTFDSKVIPLSQLPAKPAREVQVPGYPIKVLIYHTSLTADDIRMTLLGGLLLAGLVGILAYYILVASQSAEAEILRGIRRGEFFVEYQPVFRSQDRTLTGLEALIRWRHPIEGRISPELFIPYAETQHLIQPLTRHLFDLIIRDSELIASHIPVGAKLAFNISPVHLVDDDFRKDVSQMLQRLNTDIFSPVFEITERGMVEEELAIEQFAWMRSQGVKIAVDDFGTGHSALIYLERFTLDYIKIDRGFVSTIGINTVAAPVLDAVLMLANKLNIETVAEGVETEQQLHYLAQHGVNYLQGYLLSKPLSVEDLIRFCDQQNT from the coding sequence ATGGGTTCAAGCAGTGCTTTCTCACGCAATATTTTATCCAGACGCCATCTTGTAAAAAAAAGTGTCATCTTTGCACTCGGTTTCTTTCTCTGTTTTGTCATCATTACTTTGTTATTACTGTATCGCAGCAGCGAACGTAAACTCACAACACAAAGTGATCACATTATTTCTTACTCGACTCAGTTTCTAAATGAACTGACAACAACAATGTCTCAGCTTATACCACTGAGCGCTAAAAGTTGCGAGCAAGCCAGCCCCAGTCTTCACTATCGAGCTGCATTTACAAATGGTGTGAGGGCATTCTTATTAGTCCGAAATAATAGAGCATATTGCTCCTCGGCAACTGGGGAGATGGATGTTCCGAGCAGCGTGCTATACCCAAAAATTAATTCATATCAACCGTTGGATTTCAAAATTCAACAAGGCACCCCAATGATGCCAAGTAAACCGGCTATTGGTGTTTGGCTGCGTGAGGCGGGTCGCGGTAATAACGGAGTATTGGCGACATTAGAATTAACATTGCATCCCTATTTACTGCTGAATTACTCGAATACTCAAGTTAACGGCCTCGCCATTATTATTGATGAGTTAGCTGTAACAACCTTTGATTCTAAAGTCATCCCACTTAGCCAATTACCCGCCAAACCGGCGCGCGAGGTGCAAGTCCCCGGCTACCCTATTAAGGTTTTGATTTACCATACCAGTTTGACAGCAGATGATATTCGCATGACCTTATTAGGTGGCCTATTGCTGGCAGGTTTGGTCGGTATTTTGGCTTATTACATTTTAGTGGCGAGCCAAAGTGCCGAAGCTGAAATTTTACGCGGTATCCGCCGTGGTGAATTCTTTGTTGAATATCAACCCGTATTCCGTTCGCAAGACCGCACATTAACAGGGCTAGAGGCGCTGATTCGTTGGAGACACCCCATTGAAGGGCGAATCTCACCGGAACTTTTTATTCCCTACGCGGAAACTCAGCATTTAATACAACCACTGACTCGGCACTTATTTGATTTAATCATCAGAGACAGTGAATTAATTGCAAGTCACATTCCAGTCGGCGCTAAACTTGCCTTCAATATATCTCCTGTTCATCTGGTTGATGATGACTTCCGTAAAGATGTCAGCCAAATGTTGCAGCGATTGAATACTGATATCTTCTCCCCTGTATTCGAGATTACTGAACGAGGCATGGTTGAAGAAGAATTGGCTATCGAACAATTTGCGTGGATGCGTTCACAAGGCGTAAAAATCGCGGTCGATGACTTTGGCACTGGTCATAGCGCCCTAATCTATTTAGAACGTTTTACGTTAGATTATATTAAAATTGATCGTGGGTTTGTCAGTACTATCGGTATTAATACCGTGGCTGCACCGGTATTAGACGCCGTCTTAATGTTGGCTAATAAGCTGAATATTGAAACCGTGGCTGAAGGCGTTGAAACTGAGCAGCAACTCCACTATTTAGCACAGCACGGTGTTAACTACTTGCAAGGTTATTTGCTCAGCAAACCATTATCCGTTGAGGACTTAATCAGATTTTGTGATCAACAAAATACCTAA
- a CDS encoding extracellular solute-binding protein, with amino-acid sequence MLLRLFATLALSALSFGLQAETIKEGVSFAILGEPKYSSDFSHFDYVNPAAPKGGDITLATIGTFDNFNRYALRGNPAIRTERIYDSLFGTSDDEIGSFYPLIAESARYAPDFSWIEVDINPRARFHDGEPITAQDVAFTFNKFMTEGVPQFRLAYKGVQVKAISRLTVRFEFPEPDKNKMLGLFGLVVLPEHFWKNHKLSDPLSTPPVSSGPYRIGKYKMGQYVTYERVRDYWAANLPVNRGQYNFDTIRYDYYLDDKVALEAFKAGAFDFREESSPKSWATQYAGGNFEKDYIIKQDVIDSSAQNTRWLAFNVQRPIFSDRRVRHALTLAFDFDWMNKAFYFNSYQRTNSFFQNTEYAAKGYPDSAELALLAPLKGKIPPEVFTQIYQPPQTDGSGDSRDNLLKARELLSEAGWEVKNQKLVNSKTGKPFEFELLLLSGSNFQYVQPFKHNLQRLGITMNVREVDSSQFLSRLRSRDYDMIPTVYGAFPYPSSNLQTWWSSAYVDSTYNASGIKDPAIDELIEQIVKHQEQPEALLSLGRALDRVLTWNYLMIPMWYSNHSRFAYWDKFSMPAERPTYSLGFDSWWFDVNKAARLPTERQ; translated from the coding sequence ATGTTGTTACGCCTATTTGCTACCTTGGCGCTTTCTGCCCTGAGTTTTGGCCTACAGGCTGAAACCATAAAAGAAGGTGTCTCTTTTGCCATACTGGGCGAACCTAAGTATTCATCAGATTTTAGCCATTTCGATTACGTCAATCCGGCTGCGCCTAAAGGCGGGGATATTACCCTAGCCACCATTGGCACTTTTGATAACTTCAATCGCTATGCCTTGCGTGGCAATCCGGCTATCCGTACTGAAAGGATATACGATTCACTTTTTGGCACTTCAGACGATGAGATCGGTAGCTTTTACCCGTTAATCGCAGAATCTGCCCGTTATGCCCCCGATTTCAGTTGGATTGAAGTTGATATCAACCCTCGAGCCCGTTTTCATGATGGCGAGCCTATCACGGCCCAAGATGTCGCGTTCACATTCAATAAATTCATGACTGAGGGCGTGCCTCAATTCCGCCTCGCTTATAAAGGTGTACAGGTAAAGGCCATTTCCCGTTTGACGGTACGTTTTGAATTCCCTGAGCCCGATAAAAATAAAATGCTGGGCTTGTTTGGTTTGGTCGTGCTGCCCGAACATTTCTGGAAAAACCACAAACTCAGCGATCCTTTGAGTACGCCCCCCGTGTCTAGCGGGCCATATCGCATTGGCAAATACAAAATGGGCCAATATGTCACTTATGAGCGGGTGAGAGATTACTGGGCCGCTAATTTGCCGGTCAATCGCGGGCAATATAATTTTGATACCATTCGTTATGACTACTATTTAGATGACAAAGTGGCGCTGGAAGCATTTAAAGCAGGTGCTTTCGATTTCCGCGAAGAGAGCTCACCGAAAAGTTGGGCAACACAATATGCCGGTGGCAATTTCGAAAAAGATTACATTATTAAACAGGATGTTATTGATAGCTCCGCGCAAAACACCCGTTGGTTAGCATTTAACGTCCAGCGGCCTATTTTTAGCGACCGGCGGGTTCGCCATGCACTAACACTGGCTTTCGATTTTGACTGGATGAATAAAGCTTTCTATTTCAACAGTTATCAGCGCACGAATAGTTTCTTCCAAAATACCGAATATGCGGCAAAAGGTTATCCTGACAGCGCTGAGCTGGCTTTGTTAGCGCCACTTAAAGGCAAAATCCCGCCGGAAGTGTTTACCCAAATTTATCAGCCACCACAAACTGATGGCAGCGGTGATTCGCGGGATAATCTGTTAAAAGCACGCGAGTTGCTAAGCGAAGCCGGCTGGGAAGTGAAAAACCAGAAACTGGTGAACAGCAAAACGGGCAAACCGTTCGAATTTGAATTGCTGCTCCTCAGTGGCAGTAACTTCCAATATGTTCAGCCGTTCAAGCATAATTTGCAGCGTTTAGGCATTACGATGAATGTACGTGAAGTCGACAGTTCTCAGTTCCTGAGCCGCCTGCGCAGCCGTGATTACGACATGATCCCAACAGTTTATGGCGCGTTCCCCTACCCTAGCTCCAACCTACAAACGTGGTGGAGTTCAGCGTATGTCGATTCCACCTACAACGCCTCTGGCATCAAAGATCCGGCCATTGACGAATTGATTGAGCAGATTGTCAAACATCAAGAACAACCCGAGGCACTGCTGTCACTCGGCCGCGCTCTCGACCGTGTGCTGACGTGGAACTATCTGATGATCCCAATGTGGTACTCCAACCATAGCCGCTTTGCCTATTGGGATAAGTTCTCAATGCCTGCGGAACGCCCCACCTATTCGCTTGGATTTGATAGCTGGTGGTTTGATGTCAACAAGGCAGCCCGTCTGCCAACAGAACGTCAATAG
- the yejB gene encoding microcin C ABC transporter permease YejB, translating into MGAYLLRRLLLLIPTLWAIITINFFIVQIAPGGPVDQAIANIELGHSGTYSSGGGGDGLGGAKVGLNATQVGDSNYRGSRGLDPEVIAEIKQRFGFDKPLHERYFDMLWSYVRFDFGDSLFRGESVVSLIKHSVPVSISLGLWSTLIIYLVSIPLGIKKAVRSGTAFDTWSSAIIIVGYAIPSFLFAILLVVLFSGGSYFDWFPLRGLVSSNWDTLPWYSKITDYLWHITLPVLATVIGGFATLTMLTKNSFLDEIRKQYVVTARAKGLPEEKILYRHVFRNAMLLVIAGFPATFVSLFFTGSLLIEVMFSLNGLGLLGYEAILQRDYPVMFGTLYIFTLIGLLLNIVSDITYTLVDPRIDFESRQ; encoded by the coding sequence GTGGGCGCATATTTGTTACGGCGGCTGTTGCTGCTCATTCCCACGCTGTGGGCGATTATCACTATCAACTTCTTTATCGTGCAAATCGCTCCGGGTGGGCCGGTTGATCAAGCGATCGCCAATATTGAGTTAGGTCACTCCGGCACCTACAGTTCAGGTGGGGGGGGCGATGGATTAGGCGGGGCCAAAGTTGGCCTGAATGCCACTCAAGTCGGCGACAGCAACTATCGTGGCTCTCGGGGATTGGACCCAGAAGTGATTGCTGAGATCAAACAGCGCTTCGGTTTTGATAAACCGTTGCATGAACGCTACTTCGATATGTTGTGGAGCTATGTGCGCTTTGATTTTGGCGACAGCCTTTTCCGTGGCGAATCCGTTGTCTCGTTGATTAAGCACAGTGTGCCCGTCTCCATCTCACTCGGGTTGTGGAGCACGCTGATTATCTATTTGGTATCCATTCCCTTGGGGATTAAAAAAGCGGTACGTAGTGGTACGGCCTTTGATACTTGGAGCAGTGCCATTATCATCGTCGGCTATGCTATCCCGTCGTTTCTATTCGCTATTTTGCTGGTGGTGCTATTTTCGGGAGGCAGTTATTTTGATTGGTTCCCGCTACGCGGTTTGGTTTCCAGTAATTGGGACACGCTGCCGTGGTACAGCAAAATCACTGACTATTTATGGCATATCACCTTACCTGTCTTGGCGACGGTGATTGGTGGCTTTGCCACATTGACAATGTTGACCAAAAACTCCTTCCTCGATGAAATCCGCAAACAATATGTGGTGACCGCCCGCGCTAAAGGGTTACCTGAGGAAAAGATCCTGTATCGCCATGTCTTCCGCAACGCCATGTTGCTGGTTATCGCGGGTTTCCCAGCCACCTTTGTCAGCCTATTCTTCACCGGTTCACTGTTGATCGAAGTGATGTTCTCACTGAACGGTTTAGGGTTACTGGGCTATGAAGCCATCTTGCAGCGGGATTATCCGGTGATGTTTGGCACGCTTTATATTTTCACGCTGATTGGTTTGCTGCTCAATATTGTCAGCGATATCACCTATACCTTGGTTGACCCACGAATTGATTTTGAGAGCCGCCAATAA
- a CDS encoding ABC transporter permease: MTGLSAINHARWARFCQNRRGYWSLWIFLTLFIISLFAELIANDKPLLVNYQGKIYMPFMANYSESTFGGILTTAADYQDPYVLSRIKNNGWAIWAPIRFSNNTINFATDKPFPSPPSRTNLLGTDSTGGDVLAKVIYGFRISLLFGLTLTLISSVIGICAGAIQGYYGGKVDLWGQRFIEVWSGMPTLFLVILLSSVVQPNFWWLLGITVLFGWMGLVGVVRAEFLRTRNYDYIRAARAMGVRDRTIMSRHMLPNAMVATLTFLPFILCGSITTLTSLDFLGFGLPMGSPSLGGLLLEGKNNLQAPWLGITAFLVLAVLLSLLIFIGEAVRDAFDPSKVY; encoded by the coding sequence ATGACAGGGTTAAGTGCAATTAATCACGCCCGCTGGGCACGCTTTTGTCAGAATCGCCGTGGCTACTGGTCGCTGTGGATTTTCCTGACGCTGTTTATTATCAGCTTGTTTGCCGAGCTGATCGCTAACGATAAGCCCCTGCTGGTGAACTATCAGGGCAAGATTTATATGCCCTTTATGGCCAATTACAGTGAATCGACTTTTGGTGGCATTTTAACCACCGCCGCCGATTATCAAGATCCTTACGTGCTTAGCCGAATCAAAAATAACGGCTGGGCTATTTGGGCACCAATCCGTTTTAGCAATAACACGATTAATTTCGCCACAGACAAGCCCTTCCCTTCACCGCCAAGCCGCACCAACTTATTGGGGACTGACAGTACCGGCGGTGATGTTTTAGCGAAAGTCATTTATGGGTTTCGTATTTCGCTGTTATTTGGCCTGACACTCACCTTGATCTCCAGTGTGATTGGCATCTGTGCCGGTGCGATACAAGGCTATTACGGTGGTAAGGTTGATCTGTGGGGCCAGCGATTTATTGAGGTTTGGTCTGGCATGCCAACGCTGTTTTTAGTGATTCTCCTCTCCAGCGTGGTGCAGCCGAATTTCTGGTGGTTATTAGGCATCACCGTGTTATTTGGTTGGATGGGACTCGTCGGTGTCGTCCGCGCAGAGTTTCTGCGCACGCGTAATTATGACTATATTCGTGCAGCTCGCGCGATGGGCGTACGTGATCGCACAATCATGTCTCGGCATATGTTGCCCAATGCGATGGTCGCGACATTAACCTTTTTGCCCTTTATTTTGTGCGGTTCGATAACCACGCTGACCTCGCTGGACTTCCTTGGGTTTGGCTTGCCGATGGGTTCCCCCTCATTAGGTGGGCTGCTATTAGAGGGCAAAAATAACCTTCAAGCCCCTTGGCTGGGTATCACCGCATTTCTGGTGCTGGCGGTGCTGTTATCCCTGTTGATTTTTATTGGCGAAGCAGTTCGTGACGCCTTTGATCCTAGTAAGGTGTACTGA